One Aquamicrobium sp. genomic region harbors:
- the glpK gene encoding glycerol kinase GlpK, which produces MRKHILAIDQGTTSSRAIVFDEKMAIVAIGQKEFPQHFPASGWVEHDPEDLWETTVWSVKQALKKAKLKADAVAAIGITNQRETTVIWDKATGKAIHNAIVWQDRRTAAFCQKLKKKGLEPKFARKTGLLLDPYFSGTKMAWILDKVKSARRRAEKGELLAGTVDSFLIWRLTGGAVHATDATNASRTLVYNIVENRWDDELLDILRIPAAMLPEVKDCAADFGTTQKSLFGAEIPILGVAGDQQAATIGQACFKPGMMKSTYGTGCFALLNTGDAVVRSRNRLLSTIAYRLDGRTTYALEGSIFVAGAAVQWLRDGAKMIAKAADSGRLAAEADPAQDIYLVPAFVGLGAPHWDAEARGAIFGLTRGSGPAEFARAALESVAFQTRDLLTAMHRDWKAKGKATVLRVDGGMVASDWTMQRLADILDAPVDRPRILETTALGAAWLAGSRAGVWPGADAFAESWALERRFQPQMDEGTLKKKLAGWQDAVRRTLSQN; this is translated from the coding sequence ATGCGCAAGCACATCCTCGCCATCGACCAGGGAACCACCTCCTCCCGCGCCATCGTCTTCGACGAGAAGATGGCCATCGTCGCCATCGGCCAGAAGGAGTTTCCCCAGCACTTCCCTGCCTCCGGCTGGGTCGAGCACGATCCCGAGGACCTTTGGGAGACGACGGTCTGGTCGGTGAAGCAGGCGCTGAAGAAGGCGAAGCTGAAGGCCGACGCCGTCGCCGCCATCGGCATCACCAACCAGCGCGAGACGACGGTGATCTGGGACAAGGCCACCGGCAAGGCCATCCACAACGCCATCGTCTGGCAGGACCGGCGCACCGCCGCCTTCTGCCAGAAGCTGAAGAAAAAGGGGCTGGAGCCGAAATTCGCGAGGAAGACCGGCCTGCTGCTCGACCCCTACTTCTCGGGCACCAAGATGGCGTGGATCCTCGACAAGGTGAAGAGCGCGCGCCGGCGCGCCGAGAAGGGCGAATTGCTCGCCGGCACGGTCGATTCGTTCCTGATCTGGCGGCTGACGGGCGGCGCGGTCCACGCCACCGACGCCACCAACGCCTCGCGCACGCTGGTCTACAACATCGTTGAAAACCGCTGGGACGACGAGCTTCTCGACATCCTGCGCATCCCGGCCGCCATGCTGCCAGAGGTGAAGGACTGCGCCGCCGATTTCGGCACGACGCAGAAAAGCCTGTTCGGCGCGGAAATCCCGATCCTCGGCGTCGCCGGCGACCAGCAGGCCGCGACCATCGGCCAGGCCTGCTTCAAGCCGGGCATGATGAAATCGACCTACGGCACCGGCTGTTTCGCGCTGCTCAACACCGGCGACGCGGTCGTGCGCTCTAGGAACCGGCTGCTCTCCACCATCGCCTACCGGCTGGACGGGCGCACCACCTATGCGCTCGAAGGCTCGATCTTCGTCGCCGGCGCCGCCGTTCAGTGGCTGCGCGACGGGGCGAAGATGATCGCCAAGGCCGCCGACAGCGGCCGGCTGGCGGCGGAGGCGGACCCGGCGCAGGACATCTACCTCGTGCCGGCCTTCGTCGGCCTCGGCGCGCCGCACTGGGACGCGGAGGCGCGCGGCGCGATCTTCGGCCTGACGCGCGGCTCCGGCCCGGCCGAGTTCGCGCGCGCGGCGCTCGAATCGGTCGCGTTCCAGACGCGCGACCTGCTCACCGCCATGCACCGCGACTGGAAGGCCAAGGGCAAGGCGACGGTGCTGCGCGTCGACGGCGGCATGGTTGCCTCGGACTGGACCATGCAGCGGCTGGCCGACATCCTCGACGCGCCGGTCGACCGGCCGCGCATTCTCGAAACCACCGCGCTGGGCGCGGCATGGCTGGCCGGCTCGCGCGCCGGCGTCTGGCCGGGCGCGGACGCCTTCGCCGAGAGCTGGGCGCTGGAGCGGCGCTTCCAGCCGCAGATGGACGAGGGCACGCTCAAGAAGAAGCTTGCCGGCTGGCAGGACGCGGTGCGGCGGACGCTGAGCCAGAACTGA
- a CDS encoding ABC transporter substrate-binding protein, translating to MRRQLLASTTAFTLLFGAIPAFADMDAARAFLDAEIGDMSALDRAGQEAEMEWFIKAAEAFKGMDIKVVSETITTHEYEARVLAPAFSKITGINITHDLIGEGDVVEKLQTQMQSGENIYDAYINDSDLIGTHWRYQQARSLTKWMENEGKDVTNPNLDIDDFIGKSFTTAPDGDLYQLPDQQFANLYFFRYDWFNDETNKADFKAKYGYDLGVPVNWSAYEDIAEFFTGREIDGKKVYGHMDYGKKDPSLGWRFTDAWLSMAGNGDKGIPNGLPVDEWGIKVDENSRPVGSCVARGGDTNGPASVYAIEKYLEWMKKYAPAAAQGMTFSESGPVPSQGEVAQQMFTYTAFTADFVKEGLPVVNEDGTPKWRFAPSPHGVYWKDGMKLGYQDAGSWTLMKSTPDDRAKAAWLYAQFVTSKTVDVKKSHVGLTFIRQSTLDHQSFTDRAPKLGGLVEFYRSPARLQWSPTGTNVPDYPKLAQLWWQAIGDASSGAKTAQEAMDSLCAEQEQVMARLERAGVQGDIGPKLAEEHDLEYWNKDAVAKGNIAPQLKIENEKEQPQTVNYDELVKSWQ from the coding sequence ATGCGACGGCAATTACTGGCATCGACCACCGCCTTCACGCTTCTGTTCGGGGCAATTCCGGCCTTCGCGGACATGGACGCCGCGCGCGCCTTCCTCGACGCCGAGATCGGCGACATGTCCGCGCTCGACCGCGCCGGGCAGGAAGCCGAGATGGAATGGTTCATCAAGGCGGCGGAAGCCTTCAAGGGCATGGACATCAAGGTGGTGTCGGAAACCATCACCACCCACGAATACGAGGCGCGGGTGCTGGCGCCCGCCTTCTCGAAGATCACCGGCATCAACATCACCCACGACCTGATCGGCGAGGGCGACGTCGTCGAGAAGCTGCAGACGCAGATGCAGTCGGGAGAGAACATCTACGACGCCTACATCAACGATTCCGACCTGATCGGCACCCACTGGCGCTACCAGCAGGCGCGCAGCCTGACCAAGTGGATGGAAAACGAGGGCAAGGACGTCACCAACCCCAATCTCGACATCGACGACTTCATCGGCAAGTCGTTCACCACCGCGCCGGACGGCGACCTCTACCAGCTGCCCGACCAGCAGTTCGCCAACCTCTATTTCTTCCGCTACGACTGGTTCAACGACGAGACTAACAAGGCCGACTTCAAGGCGAAGTACGGCTACGACCTCGGCGTGCCGGTCAACTGGTCGGCCTATGAGGACATCGCCGAGTTCTTCACCGGCCGCGAGATCGACGGCAAAAAGGTCTACGGCCACATGGACTACGGCAAGAAGGACCCCTCGCTCGGCTGGCGCTTCACCGACGCCTGGCTGTCGATGGCCGGCAACGGCGACAAGGGCATCCCGAACGGCCTGCCGGTCGACGAATGGGGCATCAAGGTCGACGAGAACTCGCGGCCCGTCGGCTCGTGCGTCGCGCGCGGCGGCGACACCAACGGCCCGGCCTCGGTCTACGCCATCGAGAAATATCTCGAATGGATGAAGAAGTACGCGCCGGCCGCGGCGCAAGGCATGACCTTCTCCGAATCCGGCCCGGTGCCGTCGCAGGGCGAGGTCGCCCAGCAGATGTTCACCTACACCGCCTTCACCGCCGACTTCGTCAAGGAGGGGCTGCCCGTGGTCAACGAGGACGGCACGCCGAAATGGCGCTTCGCCCCCTCGCCGCACGGCGTCTACTGGAAGGACGGCATGAAGCTCGGCTATCAGGACGCCGGCTCGTGGACGCTGATGAAGTCCACGCCCGACGACCGCGCCAAGGCGGCCTGGCTCTACGCCCAGTTCGTCACGTCGAAGACCGTCGACGTCAAGAAGAGCCATGTCGGCCTGACCTTCATCCGCCAGTCGACGCTCGACCACCAGAGCTTCACCGACCGCGCGCCCAAGCTCGGCGGCCTCGTCGAGTTCTACCGCTCGCCGGCCCGCCTGCAATGGTCGCCGACCGGCACCAACGTGCCTGACTATCCGAAGCTGGCGCAGCTGTGGTGGCAGGCGATCGGCGACGCCTCGTCGGGCGCCAAGACCGCGCAGGAGGCGATGGACTCGCTGTGCGCCGAGCAGGAGCAGGTGATGGCTCGCCTCGAGCGCGCCGGCGTGCAGGGCGACATCGGCCCCAAGCTCGCCGAGGAGCACGATCTCGAATACTGGAACAAGGACGCGGTGGCCAAGGGCAACATCGCGCCGCAGCTCAAGATCGAGAACGAGAAGGAACAGCCGCAGACCGTCAACTACGACGAGCTGGTCAAGAGCTGGCAGTAA
- a CDS encoding DUF2160 domain-containing protein has product MTFSWMAWTWPTAAFFATIFALLAAMAVWEYVSPGGNPRVGVLRFETTRGDRLFVSLLGSAFIHLAWLGLVGPDLWWALALSVVYAIGVFRYV; this is encoded by the coding sequence ATGACCTTTTCCTGGATGGCCTGGACCTGGCCGACCGCCGCCTTCTTCGCCACCATCTTCGCCCTGCTCGCGGCGATGGCGGTGTGGGAATACGTCTCGCCGGGCGGCAACCCGCGCGTCGGCGTGCTGCGCTTCGAGACGACGCGCGGCGACCGCCTGTTCGTGTCGCTGCTCGGCTCCGCCTTCATCCATCTTGCCTGGCTGGGTCTCGTCGGACCCGACCTGTGGTGGGCTCTCGCCCTGTCTGTCGTCTACGCCATCGGCGTGTTCCGATACGTCTAG